A genomic segment from Streptomyces sp. NBC_01233 encodes:
- a CDS encoding ArsR/SmtB family transcription factor — protein sequence MQVPLYQAKAEFFRMLGHPVRIRVLELLQNGPVPVRELLNEIEIEPSNLSQQLAVLRRSGIVVSIRDGSTVNYALAGGDVAELLRAARRILTELLAGQSELLAELRHADSSVHTSPPTL from the coding sequence ATGCAGGTGCCGCTGTACCAGGCCAAGGCGGAGTTCTTCCGCATGCTCGGGCATCCCGTCCGCATCCGCGTACTGGAACTGCTCCAGAACGGCCCCGTACCCGTACGTGAACTGCTGAACGAGATCGAGATCGAACCGTCCAACCTCTCCCAACAGCTCGCGGTGCTGCGCCGATCCGGCATCGTGGTCTCCATCCGTGACGGCTCCACCGTCAACTACGCCCTCGCCGGCGGCGACGTGGCGGAACTCCTGCGGGCCGCACGACGCATCCTCACCGAACTGCTGGCAGGACAGAGCGAGCTGCTCGCTGAACTTCGACACGCCGACTCGTCCGTGCACACGAGTCCGCCCACGCTGTGA
- a CDS encoding ATP-binding protein has translation MDASRTSWINTTHDWSGLVDADHLTHIRQRPAEFAPDGPWHLVLEVLAYAADEVSSKGGGICVVVLHPDGSLAVRDDGRGTDTRVDEHGRSVKKPVMATKDLRFFDSPQVEALLDGHPRRGMSVVAALSEWLAHTNRRLDGSWTQRYEHGVPVTDLEPIEVDGTTGTLVHFKPDGSLGSVTVPAADDLPRLATVWPHLKVQVDDRRND, from the coding sequence ATGGACGCATCGAGGACTTCCTGGATCAACACGACGCATGATTGGTCCGGCCTTGTTGATGCCGATCATCTGACGCATATCCGGCAGAGGCCTGCGGAGTTCGCTCCGGACGGACCTTGGCACCTCGTCCTTGAGGTGCTTGCCTATGCCGCCGATGAAGTGTCGAGCAAGGGCGGGGGAATCTGCGTCGTCGTTCTCCATCCCGACGGTTCCCTGGCCGTCCGGGATGACGGACGGGGCACCGACACCCGCGTGGACGAGCACGGCCGGAGCGTGAAGAAGCCGGTCATGGCTACGAAGGATCTCCGGTTCTTCGATTCCCCGCAGGTCGAGGCGCTGCTGGACGGCCATCCTCGGCGCGGCATGTCAGTGGTTGCGGCGCTGAGCGAGTGGCTCGCCCATACCAATCGCCGCCTGGACGGGTCCTGGACCCAGCGCTACGAACATGGCGTGCCCGTCACTGATCTCGAACCCATCGAGGTCGACGGCACGACCGGGACGCTGGTCCATTTCAAACCGGACGGGTCGTTGGGTTCGGTCACCGTTCCGGCGGCCGACGACCTGCCGCGCTTGGCCACGGTCTGGCCGCATCTGAAGGTCCAGGTCGATGACCGGCGCAATGACTGA